Proteins encoded in a region of the Syntrophorhabdales bacterium genome:
- a CDS encoding tripartite tricarboxylate transporter substrate binding protein, whose amino-acid sequence KPITMLISFDPGSTTDILGRAIGMTSERYLNTHFIYENRGGGGGTVALGVLSAAKPDGYTISVIPSDSVVYTPLMQKVPFKPLKSFTPIIGFSAAPHTALIVRPDAPWKSFRELVDYAKKNPRKIHYSSAGVGTGMHLAMEYVGNKEGIQWVHIPYKSAAAARTALMGGHVEACSAGAEFVPFARQGLVRVLVTHGEKRSPAFPDVPTMKELGYDFVKETIHSVVGPASLPPDVLKRLETGLTKGAETPEFIAIRDKLDCLPGYMNSADYDRYLKDLWVRTEKTFKDAGIIKEPATQPY is encoded by the coding sequence AAAAGCCGATCACGATGTTGATTTCGTTTGATCCCGGCAGCACAACGGATATCCTCGGGAGGGCCATAGGCATGACTTCTGAGAGATACCTCAACACGCATTTTATTTATGAAAACAGGGGCGGCGGAGGAGGAACAGTAGCCTTGGGCGTTCTCTCAGCGGCAAAACCGGACGGTTATACCATATCTGTGATTCCGAGCGATTCGGTAGTTTACACGCCGCTTATGCAAAAGGTACCCTTCAAGCCGTTAAAGAGTTTCACGCCTATCATCGGTTTTTCCGCCGCTCCGCATACGGCCCTCATCGTGAGGCCTGATGCGCCCTGGAAGAGCTTTCGCGAGTTAGTCGACTACGCAAAGAAGAACCCACGAAAGATACACTACAGTTCGGCCGGTGTGGGAACGGGTATGCATCTGGCCATGGAGTACGTTGGCAATAAAGAGGGCATACAGTGGGTGCACATCCCTTATAAATCGGCGGCCGCCGCAAGAACGGCTTTAATGGGCGGACATGTAGAGGCCTGTTCGGCCGGGGCAGAGTTTGTGCCCTTTGCAAGGCAGGGACTCGTAAGAGTGCTCGTTACACATGGAGAAAAGAGATCACCCGCTTTTCCTGACGTGCCCACCATGAAAGAACTGGGCTACGACTTTGTTAAGGAAACGATACATTCGGTGGTGGGGCCGGCTTCGCTTCCCCCTGATGTACTGAAAAGATTGGAGACAGGGCTCACGAAAGGCGCAGAGACTCCAGAATTTATTGCGATCCGTGACAAGCTCGATTGTCTGCCGGGTTACATGAATAGCGCCGATTACGACCGATACCTGAAAGATCTTTGGGTCCGAACGGAGAAGACGTTTAAGGATGCAGGGATTATAAAGGAGCCTGCTACACAGCCGTATTAA
- a CDS encoding amidohydrolase family protein, translating to MKKKKGSQSESAAPHRIDVHHHFIPSEYVKALADVGIATALGVSFPEWTTEKTLGMMDRHGIQTAVTSFTSPAAFVGNGRFSRRLARRCNDIAAELIHDHPRRFGAFAALPGLNDVEGVLTEIAYALDTLKLDGIGLLTNCKGTYLGDSAFEAMYKELNRRKAVVHVHPGDPLGKNPFPCSHSLLEAPFETTRAITNLIYGGTLERYPDIRFIFSHGGGTIPYLATRIEEGARRWQGAAEKAPKGFYYYLKRLYYDTAGAASPYNLPSLHALIDTDHILFGTDYPFATSPIIAAKVDGVARFAGFNAKKRASVEEKSALALFPRLRTKRSG from the coding sequence TTGAAAAAGAAAAAAGGATCACAGTCAGAATCGGCCGCACCGCACCGGATCGATGTCCACCACCACTTTATCCCGTCCGAGTATGTGAAGGCGCTGGCTGATGTGGGTATCGCTACTGCATTGGGGGTGAGCTTTCCCGAATGGACAACAGAAAAGACACTCGGCATGATGGACCGGCACGGCATCCAGACGGCAGTCACCTCCTTCACGAGCCCGGCGGCCTTCGTCGGCAATGGCAGATTTTCACGCAGGCTCGCCCGCAGATGCAACGACATCGCAGCTGAACTGATCCACGATCATCCCCGCAGGTTCGGCGCTTTTGCAGCCTTGCCCGGACTAAATGACGTAGAGGGAGTTTTAACTGAAATCGCGTACGCGCTCGACACCCTCAAGCTTGACGGTATCGGGCTGTTGACAAACTGTAAAGGCACATATCTCGGGGATAGCGCGTTCGAAGCTATGTATAAAGAGCTGAACCGCAGGAAAGCCGTGGTGCATGTGCACCCGGGCGATCCGCTTGGAAAGAACCCGTTTCCGTGTTCGCACTCTCTACTCGAGGCTCCTTTCGAAACAACCCGTGCCATAACCAATCTCATTTACGGCGGTACATTGGAACGCTATCCGGATATCCGATTCATCTTTTCTCACGGCGGGGGAACGATCCCGTATCTGGCCACTCGTATAGAAGAGGGGGCACGGCGGTGGCAGGGAGCGGCTGAAAAAGCCCCGAAAGGCTTCTATTACTACCTCAAGCGTTTGTACTACGATACCGCGGGTGCAGCCAGCCCGTACAACTTGCCCTCTCTCCACGCGTTGATCGATACTGACCATATACTCTTCGGCACAGACTACCCCTTTGCGACTAGCCCTATTATAGCTGCGAAGGTTGACGGTGTTGCGCGCTTTGCCGGCTTTAATGCAAAGAAGAGGGCATCCGTCGAAGAGAAAAGTGCATTAGCGCTTTTTCCCAGACTTCGCACGAAGCGAAGTGGTTGA